A genomic stretch from Canis lupus familiaris isolate Mischka breed German Shepherd chromosome 15, alternate assembly UU_Cfam_GSD_1.0, whole genome shotgun sequence includes:
- the PHLDA1 gene encoding LOW QUALITY PROTEIN: pleckstrin homology-like domain family A member 1 (The sequence of the model RefSeq protein was modified relative to this genomic sequence to represent the inferred CDS: inserted 4 bases in 2 codons) yields the protein MRRAAAAAERVSELGFPPRGWRREPPFPLGVTRGWGSGSLKSAARGARPVPFGERSRADGGGXRGGGTLRPRTRLPLRAEPGPLRPLLPLRPLRPLRPLRLLRLGLLCALRPGGRGSRGSRWGEDGARLLLLPPARAAGSGEAEPGGGPAYAGRMLESSGCKALKEGVLEKRSDGLLQLWKKKCCILTEEGLLLIPPKQLQXSRRRRPQQPGPGPAEPSQPGAPAAASLEPPGKLKELHFSNMKTVDCVERKGKYMYFTVVMAEGKEIDFRCPQDQGWNAEITLQMVQYKNRQAILAVKSTRQKQQHLVQQQPPPPQPPQPPQPPQPPQAQPKPPQPQQLHPHPHPHPLPLPHPHPLAHPHPQPHGHRLLRSTSNSA from the exons ATgaggcgcgcggcggcggcggcggagcgcgTCTCGGAGCTGGGCTTTCCCCCGCGCGGCTGGCGCCGGGAGCCGCCTTTTCCGCTGGGTGTCACTCGGGGGTGGGGGTCTGGTTCATTGAAAAGCGCCGCGAGGGGGGCCCGGCCAGTGCCCTTCGGTGAGCGCTCGCGGGCGGACGGCGGAGG TCGCGGCGGCGGGACCTTGCGCCCCAGGACGCGGCTGCCCCTGCGCGCGGAGCCCGGGCCGCTGCGCCCGCTGCTCCCTCTGCGCCCGCTGCGCCCGCTGCGCCCGCTGCGCCTGCTGCGCCTCGGCCTCCTGTGCGCGCTCCGGCCGGGCGGCCGCGGGAGCCGCGGGAGCCGCTGGGGCGAGGACGGCgcgcggctgctgctgctgcccccggcccgggcggcggggagcGGAGAGGCCGAGCCGGGCGGCGGCCCCGCCTATGCCGGGAGGATGCTGGAGAGCAGCGGCTGCAAGGCGCTGAAGGAGGGGGTGCTGGAGAAGCGCAGCGACGGCCTGCTGCAGCTCTGGAAGAAAAAGTGCTGCATCCTCACCGAGGAGGGGCTGCTGCTGATCCCGCCCAAGCAGCtgca cagccgccgccgccgcccccagcagccggggcccggcccggccgagCCGTCCCAGCCGGGAGCGCCCGCCGCCGCCAGCCTCGAGCCGCCGGGCAAGCTCAAGGAGCTGCACTTCTCCAACATGAAGACCGTGGACTGCGTGGAGCGCAAGGGCAAGTACATGTACTTCACCGTGGTGATGGCCGAGGGCAAGGAGATCGACTTTCGGTGCCCGCAGGACCAGGGCTGGAACGCCGAGATCACGCTGCAGATGGTGCAGTACAAGAACCGCCAGGCCATCCTGGCCGTCAAGTCCACGCGGCAGAAGCAGCAGCACCTGGtgcagcagcagccgccgcccccgcagcccccacagcccccgcagcccccgcagcccccgcaggcGCAACCCAAGCCGCCGCAGCCGCAGCAGctgcacccgcacccgcacccgcacccgctcccgctcccgcacCCGCACCCACTCGcgcacccgcacccgcagccGCACGGCCACCGGCTGCTCCGCAGCACCTCCAACTCCGCCTGA